A genomic window from Aethina tumida isolate Nest 87 chromosome 4, icAetTumi1.1, whole genome shotgun sequence includes:
- the LOC109601516 gene encoding protein CLP1 homolog: MSDFKQEYKLREENELRFEIEGKNQIVKITLISGTAEIFGTELVTDRTYEFRTGAKIAVFTWHGCVIEVIGKPEVIYVSEETPMISYVNCHLVLESMRSASELNKRGPVVLVVGPKKVGKSTLCRLLCNYAVRSCRRPLYVDLDVCQSSIGVPGTIGCQLVERVADVNDGFSQESTLVYNFGHKTPEANTTLYSQLVEQLAKDVNERLTRGAMKIRQSGVVINTCDWIKGDGYSQLLNTAKAFRVDVIMVLDQERLYYTLLKDYSGLGQVVHLQKSSGISSRSDEMKDTTHSLVMRRYFYGTPKNSMFPYTIRLKFSDVKMFKVGDQTSSNTEDLTKLIPLAPGYKVCYHLFAVSSAMLVAEDLTTKHVLGFVCVSEVDVKRKTLSILSPQPGPLPSNILLFSEFQFIDDC, encoded by the coding sequence ATGTCTGACTTTAAACAAGAGTATAAATTGAGGGAAGAAAATGAATTGCGCTTCGAAATTGAAGGTAAAAATCAGATAGTGAAAATAACTCTCATTTCGGGTACTGCAGAGATTTTCGGCACCGAATTGGTAACCGACAGAACCTACGAATTCCGTACCGGAGCAAAAATCGCAGTGTTCACGTGGCATGGTTGTGTCATAGAAGTCATTGGAAAACCTGAAGTAATCTACGTGTCAGAGGAAACCCCGATGATTTCATATGTTAACTGTCACTTAGTGCTGGAATCTATGAGGTCTGCCTCCGAGTTGAACAAAAGAGGCCCTGTTGTCCTGGTCGTGGGACCCAAGAAAGTTGGAAAATCTACGTTGTGTAGACTGTTGTGCAATTATGCTGTAAGGTCATGTCGCAGGCCTCTGTACGTCGATTTGGATGTTTGCCAGAGCTCAATAGGCGTTCCCGGAACGATCGGATGTCAACTCGTTGAAAGAGTTGCTGATGTCAACGACGGTTTCTCCCAAGAGTCCACGTTGGTTTACAATTTTGGACACAAAACCCCTGAAGCAAATACTACTTTGTATTCCCAATTGGTGGAGCAACTAGCGAAAGATGTCAACGAGAGACTGACGCGTGGTGCCATGAAAATCAGACAGTCAGGAGTTGTGATAAACACATGCGACTGGATCAAAGGTGATGGGTACTCTCAATTACTGAACACCGCCAAAGCTTTTCGGGTTGATGTCATCATGGTGCTGGACCAGGAAAGACTCTACTACACATTGTTAAAGGATTACTCCGGACTCGGTCAAGTCGTTCACCTCCAGAAGAGTTCGGGGATATCATCTCGATCCGATGAGATGAAAGACACAACACATTCTTTGGTAATGCGTCGCTACTTCTACGGAACACCTAAAAATTCCATGTTTCCCTATACCATCCGCTTGAAATTCAGCGACGTAAAGATGTTCAAAGTCGGGGACCAAACTTCGTCAAATACAGAggatttaactaaattaattcccCTTGCACCTGGTTACAAAGTGTGTTACCATTTATTTGCTGTGTCTTCAGCGATGTTGGTAGCCGAGGACCTCACAACCAAACATGTGCTTGGGTTTGTATGTGTGAGTGAAGTTGATGTCAAAAGGAAAACTTTGAGCATACTCTCACCACAACCCGGACCATTGCccagtaacattttattattttcggaATTTCAGTTTATAGATGACTGTTGa
- the LOC109601518 gene encoding protein CLP1 homolog, translated as MSYLKQEYKLREENELRFEIEGKNQIVKITLISSTAEIFGTELPEVIYVSEETPMISYVNCHLVLESMRSASELDKRGPVVLVVGAKKVGKSTLCRLLCNYAVRSCRRPLYVDLDVCQSSIGVPGTIGCQLVERVVDVNDGFSQESTLVYNFGHKTPEANTTLYSQLVEQLAKDVNERLTRGAMKIRQSGVVINTCDWIKGDGYSQLQNTAKAFRVDVIMVLDQERLYYTLLKDYSGLGQVVHLQKSSGISSRSDEMKDTTHSLGMRRYFYGTPKNSMFPYTIRLKFSDVKMFKIGDPTSTNTEDITKLIPLAPGYKVCYHLFAVSSAISVVEDLKTKHVVGFVCVSEVDVKRKTLSILSPQPGPLPSNILLHSEFQFMDDC; from the exons atgtccTACTTAAAACAAGAGTACAAACTGAGGGAAGAAAATGAATTGCGCTTCGAAATTGAAGGTAAAAATCAGATAGTGAAAATAACCCTCATTTCGAGTACTGCAGAGATTTTCGGCACCGAATTG CCTGAAGTAATCTACGTGTCAGAGGAAACCCCAATGATTTCATACGTGAACTGTCACTTAGTGCTGGAATCTATGAGGTCGGCCTCCGAGTTGGACAAGAGAGGCCCTGTTGTCTTGGTCGTGGGAGCCAAGAAAGTTGGAAAGTCTACGTTGTGTAGACTGCTGTGCAATTATGCTGTAAGGTCATGTCGCAGGCCTCTGTACGTCGATTTGGATGTTTGCCAGAGCTCAATAGGCGTTCCCGGAACGATCGGATGTCAACTCGTTGAAAGAGTTGTTGATGTCAACGACGGTTTCTCCCAAGAGTCCACGTTGGTTTACAATTTTGGACACAAAACCCCTGAAGCAAATACTACTTTATATTCCCAATTGGTGGAGCAACTAGCGAAAGATGTCAACGAGAGACTGACGCGTGGTGCCATGAAAATCAGACAGTCAGGAGTTGTGATAAACACGTGCGACTGGATCAAAGGCGATGGGTACTCTCAATTACAGAACACCGCCAAAGCTTTTCGGGTTGATGTCATCATGGTGCTGGACCAGGAAAGGCTCTACTACACATTGTTAAAGGATTACTCTGGACTCGGTCAAGTGGTTCACCTCCAGAAGAGTTCGGGGATATCATCTCGATCCGATGAGATGAAAGACACGACACATTCTTTGGGAATGCGTCGCTACTTCTACGGAACACCTAAAAATTCCATGTTCCCCTATACCATCCGTTTGAAATTCAGCGACGTGAAGATGTTCAAAATCGGGGACCCAACCTCGACAAATACAGAGgatataactaaattaattcctCTTGCACCCGGTTACAAAGTATGTTACCATTTATTTGCTGTGTCTTCAGCGATATCGGTAGTCGAGGACCTCAAAACCAAACATGTGGTTGGGTTTGTATGTGTGAGTGAAGTTGATGTGAAAAGGAAGACTTTGAGTATACTCTCACCACAACCCGGACCATTGCccagtaacattttattacattcggaatttcaatttatggatGACTGTTGa
- the LOC109601525 gene encoding novel acetylcholine receptor chaperone: MGSIVLRSLSVLLGLFFIFVGLLKISNYISKDLHKDLRKEYVKYAKVFPFAETLNFKIPSKWYRRTIGALEIICGVAMAFIPTSKIKNGANICLLVLTLMAVYSHYMVNDHLERTAPALVFLFMLCGRLVVYYQVQKREAEKIEATTNGIKQE, translated from the exons ATGGGTTCGATTGTGTTGCGATCGCTTTCCGTGCTGTTAGGACTGTTTTTCATATTCGTGGGACTCCTCAAAATATCCAATTACATTTCGAAGGACCTGCACAAAGATCTG AGAAAGGAGTACGTGAAATATGCGAAAGTATTTCCCTTCGCCGAAACGTTGAACTTCAAGATACCATCGAAATGGTATCGACGAACCATCGGAGCCTTAGAGATAATATGTGGAGTTGCAATGGCATTCATACCAACAT caaaaattaaaaacggtGCCAACATATGCCTCCTAGTACTGACGCTGATGGCTGTGTACTCCCATTACATGGTGAACGATCACCTGGAGCGGACGGCCCCCGCACTGGTCTTCCTCTTCATGCTGTGCGGAAGACTGGTCGTCTACTATCAAGTGCAGAAACGCGAAGCCGAAAAAATTGAAGCGACCACCAACGGTATCAAACAGGAATAA